TATACCTGTTGATAACTGGGGCGATAATTTTTAGCTGTGGAAAAAAGGATACGCCTGGAAATAAGACCGAAGAAGTTAAAAAAACCAGAGAAGGAATCTCCGAGGGGGAGATAGCTCCCGACTTCACCCTCAAGGACCTCAAGGGGATGGAGCTAAATCTAAAAGAGTTTAGAGGAAAGGTAGTTCTTTTGAATTTCTGGGCAACCTGGTGTTCCCCTTGCAGGATAGAGATACCTTCAATGGTCGAGCTTTACAAAAGATACAAAGACAAGGGCCTGGAGATAATTGGAGTGAATCTGGACAAACTGGGCAGGTCAGGGGTAGAGCAGTTCAGTAAAGAGTATAATATAAGTTTCCCGGTCCTGCTGGACCCGGCAGGAAAGGTAGGTACAAATTATGGTATAGTGGCTTTGCCCACTACGTTTATTTTAGACCGAGAAGGAAAGATTCTGGAAAGGGTTACAG
The genomic region above belongs to Candidatus Zixiibacteriota bacterium and contains:
- a CDS encoding TlpA family protein disulfide reductase: MLLKKGYFVLVQAVSIYLLITGAIIFSCGKKDTPGNKTEEVKKTREGISEGEIAPDFTLKDLKGMELNLKEFRGKVVLLNFWATWCSPCRIEIPSMVELYKRYKDKGLEIIGVNLDKLGRSGVEQFSKEYNISFPVLLDPAGKVGTNYGIVALPTTFILDREGKILERVTGGLDWTTEENLKKFETLLAESE